One genomic segment of Streptomyces sp. RKND-216 includes these proteins:
- a CDS encoding Scr1 family TA system antitoxin-like transcriptional regulator produces MAVRKPPTERQRRLGAELRKMREHAGLSLTDAAALHGTDKTTMSNTESGRFGVSQDRVRVWAANYACHDQDYVGALAGMARERRAGAKNWWDGYRDLLAAGLLDLAEMEHHAVALRTAQITHMPGLLQHEDYARAVFNEAVPPLPAEELERKVAFRVGRSRVLHHGDPPACTFLIHETALRMRFGAIAVAKRQLDHLLEQSDHPHVTVRVLPFAAGGFPSAGSSALYASGPVAQLDTVQKDTPTGAAFLHGETQLANYRAILCRMEERSLDHASSRDMIREVAKQL; encoded by the coding sequence ATGGCCGTGCGGAAGCCGCCGACGGAGCGTCAGCGTCGCCTCGGAGCGGAGTTGCGCAAGATGCGCGAACACGCGGGGTTGTCCCTGACGGATGCGGCCGCGTTGCACGGCACCGACAAGACCACCATGAGCAACACGGAGTCGGGGCGGTTCGGCGTCAGTCAGGACCGCGTCCGCGTGTGGGCGGCGAACTACGCGTGCCATGACCAGGACTACGTGGGCGCCCTGGCCGGAATGGCCCGCGAGCGGCGGGCGGGCGCGAAGAACTGGTGGGACGGCTACCGGGACCTGTTGGCCGCCGGACTGCTGGACCTTGCCGAGATGGAGCACCACGCAGTCGCCCTGCGGACGGCACAGATCACGCACATGCCCGGTCTTCTCCAACACGAGGACTACGCCCGCGCGGTCTTCAACGAAGCGGTACCTCCTCTTCCGGCTGAGGAGCTGGAGAGGAAGGTCGCCTTCAGGGTCGGCCGGAGCCGCGTCCTGCACCACGGCGACCCGCCCGCGTGCACGTTCCTCATCCACGAGACCGCACTGCGCATGCGTTTCGGAGCAATCGCCGTCGCCAAGCGACAACTGGATCACCTCCTGGAGCAGTCGGACCACCCCCACGTGACGGTTCGGGTCCTTCCGTTCGCGGCGGGCGGCTTCCCCAGCGCGGGCAGTTCCGCGCTCTACGCCTCGGGGCCGGTCGCACAGCTCGATACGGTGCAGAAGGACACGCCGACCGGGGCGGCGTTCCTGCACGGCGAGACCCAACTCGCGAACTACCGGGCCATCCTCTGCC
- a CDS encoding DUF6381 family protein translates to MTAMEESRRRVQQMRAQVRDLTKAAAGTDDPEQRARLEEKARRMESRCEQESGMAGGDIYPPM, encoded by the coding sequence ATGACGGCCATGGAAGAGTCGCGGCGCCGGGTCCAGCAGATGCGCGCGCAGGTGCGGGACCTGACGAAGGCCGCCGCCGGGACGGACGACCCCGAGCAGCGCGCCCGCCTGGAGGAGAAAGCCCGACGGATGGAGAGCCGCTGCGAGCAGGAGAGCGGCATGGCCGGCGGCGACATCTACCCGCCCATGTGA